A genomic window from Cricetulus griseus strain 17A/GY chromosome 4, alternate assembly CriGri-PICRH-1.0, whole genome shotgun sequence includes:
- the LOC100754776 gene encoding olfactory receptor 145-like isoform X2 yields the protein MTVANDSMVTEFILLGLTGQPNLQIPLFLLFLVMYMITALGNLVLIILIVLNSHLHTPMYFFLSNLSFVDFCYSSVITPKMLMNFILKENIISYVGCMTQFYLFCFCVISECYVLTSMAYDRYVAICNPLLYNVAMSHKVCSYLMLGSYFMGFSSAMIHTGYVLRLTFCDGKTIDHYFCDALPLLQLSCTNTYVNKIEIFIVAGKDIIVPTFIIFISYGFVLSSIFQMRSTEGRSKAFSTCSSHIIAVSLFFGSGAFMYLKPNSAGPRNNGKASSIIYTTVIPMLNPLVYSLRNKDVKAALRNTLSKKIF from the coding sequence ATGACTGTGGCAAATGACTCTATGGTAACTGAGTTCATTCTTTTGGGATTAACAGGCCAGCCTAACCTCCAAATACCCCTGTTCCTGCTCTTTCTAGTAATGTACATGATAACAGCATTGGGGAATTTGGTTTTAATTATTCTCATTGTGTTGAATTCTCACCTTCACACCcctatgtattttttcctttctaactTATCCTTTGTAGACTTTTGTTACTCTTCTGTAATTACACCGAAAATGCTAATGAACTTtatattaaaggaaaatattatctCCTATGTAGGATGTATGACtcagttttacttattttgtttttgtgtcattTCTGAGTGTTATGTCCTGACATCAATGGCCTATgatcgctatgtggccatctgcaatCCACTATTGTATAATGTTGCTATGTCTCACAAGGTGTGTTCCTATCTTATGCTTGGTTCATACTTCATGGGGTTTTCTAGTGCCATGATCCACACTGGATATGTCTTGAGACTGACCTTCTGTGATGGAAAAACCATCGACCACTATTTCTGTGATGCCCTCCCTTTGCTACAGCTCTCATGCACCAACACCTATGTTAATAAGATAGAGATTTTCATTGTAGCAGGAAAAGACATCATTGTGCCCACTTTCATCATCTTTATCTCTTATGGCTTCGTCCTTTCCAGCATATTCCAAATGAGGTCCACTGAGGGCAGGTCAAAAGCCTTCAGCACTTGCAGTTCCCACATaattgctgtctctctgttcTTTGGATCTGGTGCATTTATGTATCTCAAGCCCAATTCAGCTGGACCAAGGAATAATGGAAAAGCATCTTCAATTATTTATACCACTGTAATTCCCATGCTGAATCCATTAGTTTATAGCTTGAGGAACAAAGATGTTAAAGCTGCATTAAGAAATACTCTGAGCAAAAAAATCTTTTAA